One part of the Xiphophorus hellerii strain 12219 chromosome 17, Xiphophorus_hellerii-4.1, whole genome shotgun sequence genome encodes these proteins:
- the wnt5b gene encoding protein Wnt-5b isoform X1 produces MSQQQSTLPRTGCSAVPRRTIMDNRPVPRRRTGAVRHLLQLACVVLACSSQLLMVEANSWWSLGLTPIQRPEMYIIGAQPLCSQLSGLSQSQRKLCQLYQDHMSYIGDGARTGIKECQYQFKQRRWNCSTVDSTSVFGRVMHIGSRETAFTYAISAAGVVNAISRACRDGELSTCGCSRTARPRDLPRDWLWGGCGDNVHYGYRFAREFVDAKEREKNYPRGSREYARILMNLHNNEAGRQAVYNQAHVACKCHGVSGSCSLKTCWLQLADFRRVGEFLKEKYDSAAAMQIGRKGKLELKDKRFNNPTPEDMVYIDPSPDYCLRNETTGSLGTHGRYCNKTSEGMDGCELMCCGRGYDQFKTYKHERCHCKFHWCCYVKCRRCTTLVDQFMCK; encoded by the exons ATGTCTCAACAGCAGAGCACTTTGCCCCGCACTGGCTGCTCGGCGGTGCCGCGGCGGACAATCATGGACAACAGGCCCGTCCCGAGGAGGCGGACCGGAGCCGTCCGACATCTGCTACAGCTGGCGTGCGTCGTCCTCGCCTGCAGCTCCCAGCTTCTGATGGTGGAGGCGAATTCGTGGTG GTCTCTAGGTCTGACCCCGATCCAGCGGCCCGAGATGTACATCATTGGTGCTCAGCCTCTCTGCAGTCAGCTTTCTGGCCTTTCACAG AGTCAGAGGAAGCTGTGCCAGCTGTACCAAGACCACATGAGCTACATCGGAGACGGAGCGAGAACGGGCATCAAGGAGTGCCAGTACCAGTTCAAACAGAGGAGGTGGAACTGCAGCACTGTGGACAGCACGTCCGTGTTTGGACGGGTCATGCACATTG GCTCAAGGGAGACGGCATTCACGTACGCCATCAGCGCGGCCGGTGTCGTCAACGCCATCAGTCGGGCGTGCCGCGACGGCGAGCTCTCCACATGTGGCTGCAGCCGCACCGCCCGGCCCCGCGATTTGCCGCGCGACTGGCTGTGGGGAGGCTGCGGCGACAACGTACATTACGGCTACAGATTCGCCCGGGAATTTGTGGATGCCAAGGAGCGGGAGAAGAATTACCCGCGCGGGTCGAGAGAGTATGCTCGAATTCTCATGAACCTGCACAACAACGAAGCGGGGAGACAG GCCGTCTACAACCAAGCCCATGTCGCCTGCAAGTGTCACGGAGTCTCTGGGTCCTGCAGTCTGAAAACTTGTTGGCTTCAGCTGGCTGACTTCAGGCGAGTCGGAGAATTTCTGAAAGAGAAATACGACAGTGCTGCGGCCATGCAGATTGGACGCAAG GGAAAGCTGGAGCTGAAAGACAAGCGCTTCAACAACCCGACACCTGAGGACATGGTCTACATTGACCCAAGTCCCGACTACTGTCTCCGGAACGAAACCACAGGCTCGCTGGGAACGCATGGCCGCTACTGCAACAAAACCTCAGAGGGTATGGACGGCTGCGAGCTGATGTGCTGCGGCAGAGGGTACGACCAGTTCAAGACATACAAGCACGAGCGCTGTCACTGCAAGTTCCACTGGTGCTGCTACGTCAAGTGCAGGCGCTGCACAACTCTCGTGGACCAGTTTATGTGCAAATAG
- the wnt5b gene encoding protein Wnt-5b isoform X2: MDNRPVPRRRTGAVRHLLQLACVVLACSSQLLMVEANSWWSLGLTPIQRPEMYIIGAQPLCSQLSGLSQSQRKLCQLYQDHMSYIGDGARTGIKECQYQFKQRRWNCSTVDSTSVFGRVMHIGSRETAFTYAISAAGVVNAISRACRDGELSTCGCSRTARPRDLPRDWLWGGCGDNVHYGYRFAREFVDAKEREKNYPRGSREYARILMNLHNNEAGRQAVYNQAHVACKCHGVSGSCSLKTCWLQLADFRRVGEFLKEKYDSAAAMQIGRKGKLELKDKRFNNPTPEDMVYIDPSPDYCLRNETTGSLGTHGRYCNKTSEGMDGCELMCCGRGYDQFKTYKHERCHCKFHWCCYVKCRRCTTLVDQFMCK, from the exons ATGGACAACAGGCCCGTCCCGAGGAGGCGGACCGGAGCCGTCCGACATCTGCTACAGCTGGCGTGCGTCGTCCTCGCCTGCAGCTCCCAGCTTCTGATGGTGGAGGCGAATTCGTGGTG GTCTCTAGGTCTGACCCCGATCCAGCGGCCCGAGATGTACATCATTGGTGCTCAGCCTCTCTGCAGTCAGCTTTCTGGCCTTTCACAG AGTCAGAGGAAGCTGTGCCAGCTGTACCAAGACCACATGAGCTACATCGGAGACGGAGCGAGAACGGGCATCAAGGAGTGCCAGTACCAGTTCAAACAGAGGAGGTGGAACTGCAGCACTGTGGACAGCACGTCCGTGTTTGGACGGGTCATGCACATTG GCTCAAGGGAGACGGCATTCACGTACGCCATCAGCGCGGCCGGTGTCGTCAACGCCATCAGTCGGGCGTGCCGCGACGGCGAGCTCTCCACATGTGGCTGCAGCCGCACCGCCCGGCCCCGCGATTTGCCGCGCGACTGGCTGTGGGGAGGCTGCGGCGACAACGTACATTACGGCTACAGATTCGCCCGGGAATTTGTGGATGCCAAGGAGCGGGAGAAGAATTACCCGCGCGGGTCGAGAGAGTATGCTCGAATTCTCATGAACCTGCACAACAACGAAGCGGGGAGACAG GCCGTCTACAACCAAGCCCATGTCGCCTGCAAGTGTCACGGAGTCTCTGGGTCCTGCAGTCTGAAAACTTGTTGGCTTCAGCTGGCTGACTTCAGGCGAGTCGGAGAATTTCTGAAAGAGAAATACGACAGTGCTGCGGCCATGCAGATTGGACGCAAG GGAAAGCTGGAGCTGAAAGACAAGCGCTTCAACAACCCGACACCTGAGGACATGGTCTACATTGACCCAAGTCCCGACTACTGTCTCCGGAACGAAACCACAGGCTCGCTGGGAACGCATGGCCGCTACTGCAACAAAACCTCAGAGGGTATGGACGGCTGCGAGCTGATGTGCTGCGGCAGAGGGTACGACCAGTTCAAGACATACAAGCACGAGCGCTGTCACTGCAAGTTCCACTGGTGCTGCTACGTCAAGTGCAGGCGCTGCACAACTCTCGTGGACCAGTTTATGTGCAAATAG